GCGACGGAGAATGCGCCGACCTGCAGCGGAGTCTCCGGAATGCCCACGGTGCAGTACACGGCATCGCGCTTCAGAAGGCTCAGGTAAGGGTTGATGTCATGCGGCGCGGCAACACAATCCAGAATGAAATCGAAGGTGCGGATGTGGCCCTTGTCCCAGCCAGCTTCCTTGGTCAGGATGACCTCGTCGGCGCCCAGCTTCTTCGCATCCTCAATCTTCGAGGGCGAGGTGGTGAACTGCACCGTCTTCGCTCCGAAGGCGTGCGAGAACTTCAGGCCCATGTGGCCCAGACCGCCCAGGCCGATGATGCCGACCTTCTTGCCGGGACCCGCGCCGAAGTGCTTCAGCGGCGAGTAGGTGGTGATGCCGGCGCACAGCAGCGGAGCCGCGGCAGCCAGGTCAAGGTTGTCCGGTACATGCAGCACAAAGGCCTCGTCGGCAACGATGTGGTTGGCATAGCCGCCAAAGGTCAGGTTGCCGTTCTTGTCCTTGCCGTTGTAGGTCCACACGGTAGCGAAGTTGTCGCAATACTGCTCATCGCCAGCCTTGCAGGAGGTGCAGGTACGGCAGGAGTCGACCATGCAGCCGATGGCAGCCTTGTCGCCCACCTTGAACTTGGTCACGGACGATCCGACAGCGGCAATGCGACCGACAATCTCGTGGCCCGGAACCATCGGGAACATGGCATTGCCCCACTCATTACGGGCCTGGTGAATATCCGAGTGACAGATGCCGCAGAACTCAATGTCGATCAGCACATCGTTCGGGCCGGGATCGCGATGCTCAAAGTTCCATGGGGAGGGATCGGTCGTCGCATTGTGCGCAGCGTAGCCTTTGGTAGCAATCATGGGTGCTTTCTCCTTGGTAAGGGGTCGGTTGGAATTAAATCATGGCAACGTGGAGTGGAGTCTGTGCCTGGGCTCCCAGGTGGGAACGCAGGCGCTGTGACTCTTCCGCGGGGGAGACCCCGAAGAGCCGTTTGAACTCCCGGGAAAACTGTGACGGGCTCTCATAGCCCACGCGCGATGCGGCGACGCTGGCTCCAATGCCTTCCTGGATCATCATCAGCCGCGCCTTGTGCAGCCGCGTCACCTTCAAATACTGCAGGGGCGAGGTCGCGGTCATATTGCGGAAATGCTGATGAAAAGCCGAAAGGCTCATGCCGGCGTCGGCGGCCAGCGTGGGGATATCGAGTTGCCGGTCAAACTCGGTCTGAATGCGGTGCATGGCGCGATAGATCTGGCAGATGCTGCCCTGCATGGCCAGCAGGTCGCGCAATACCTGCCCGCGCGGCCCGGTCAGAACGCGGTAGGTGATCTCACGGATGATCTGCGGCCCAAGAATCATGCGGTCATTGGGATTCTCGTACGCCTCCAGCAACCGCAGCAACGCTTCCGCCAGCTCTGCCGGCAAAGGCGTCGCATCGACGGTGCGGGCAACTGGCTGCGGGGGCGAGGAGGGCAGCTTCAGCACCAGGTCCGCCAGCACGGCCATGTCCAGCAGAATGGAGATGCCACGCATCGGAGCCTCCGGAGCGCAGAAGGTCTCGCAGTCAAAGGGCAGGGGAGCGGCCAGCACCAGGTAGTTCTCGGTGTCATACACAAAGCTGCGGATGCCCACGTGACCCCGCTTGCTGCCGCTGGTCACAAAGACGATGGAAGGCTCGTACAGGACGGAGCTGCGCGGCACATTGCGATGGCAAAGGATCGTCCGCAGGCCAGGCAGCTCGGTCGAGCGAATGCCTTCGCCACAACTGATCCGCTCCAGAATGCGGTTGATCTTCGCGTGCGTGCTGGCCATGCTGCTCACAAAATTGAGTCTAGCGAAGCCGGAAAGCGGATGGCGTAAATTCTCCGAAGTTCTGGAGAAACAGGCAAGCCTTCCGCAGGATTCCCCACGGAAGGCTCATTTTCCTGTAAAAACGGGGTTACTCGTTGTAGTGCAGCAGGGAATAGACGTCGTAGTCCGGGAACTTGGCGCGGCCCTTCAGGAAGTCCAGTTCCACGGCAAAGCCCAGGCCCACGATCTGTCCGCCGAGCTGGCGAACCAGCTGCGTGGTGGCTTCCATGGTGCCGCCGGTAGCCAGCAGGTCGTCCACGATCACAACCTTTTGTCCGGGTTGGATGGCGTCCAGGTGGATCTCGAGCGAGTCCGAACCGTACTCCAGGTCATAGGTCACCTTGGCGGTGGCGGCGGGCAGCTTGCGCGGCTTGCGAACGGGCACAAAGCCGGCGTTCAGGCGATAGGCCAGCGCCGGTCCAAAGATGAAGCCACGGGCCTCAATGCCCAGCACCAGGTCGACGTCCTTGCCGATGTAGTAGGCGGCAAAGGCATCAATCATCTGCGCAAAACCGGCCTGATCCTTCAGCAGCGTCGTGATGTCGTAGAACAGGATTCCGGGCTTGGGGAAGTCGGGAACAGTCCGCACCAGGGACTTGAGAGGTTCACAGTTAATGGGTGTCGCCATATGGAGATTTTAGTTGGAGGGTGGGATGGTTGGATAGTGTGATGGTGCGCCGGTTGTTCCCGAAAATCCCGCCGCCTGATTGGCGACGAAGTCGCTTTTCCTGTGTTGTGATTCCGCAGCGTAGCGGAGGAATCTGCTTTTTGAAGTTGTATGGTTTGTCATTCCGGCCGGAGGCGCAAAGCGCCGTAGAGGGACCTGCATTTCACAATCCAACCAGCTACCAAGCCCCTTCAATCTGAAAGGGTCCCAGCTTCTCGCCCTCGGCCTCGACCAGGTCGTGAATCTGCAGGCGGTCCACCCGCGATCCGCGCGAGCCTTTACGGAGCGCGGCTTCCAACTCCTCCAGTTTCGCTTCGGAGCCCGCGGCCACGCATTCCACCTCGCCGGTCTGCAGGTTACGCACCCATCCATCCAGGCCAAGCTCGGCCGCCTCGCGATGGACAAACCAGCGGAACCCCACACCCTGCACACGACCTGAGACGAGATAATGACGCACCATCGTTCTTTACCGGACCCTCCGCAATGGAGTGATTGTAGCGTGGCGGCCCGTGCCCTACGTACTCAGCCCGCCGAAGAGGCGTACACTCAAAGGTGTAGTCCCCTTCTCGCCTTCAGCCTCAAGGCATCTGCTCCAGACGAGCGTCGTTCAGGTACGCAACCGCACGACTGGAGAGACAGCATGAGCCTTCTCAGAAAAACTGACGTTAAGAAGCACATGGCGCCACGGACGCACAAGATGGTGCCGGATACGGTCGAGCAGCCCGTTGCGCAGCCGGCTCCATTCCCCTTTCGCCCCACGCCGGTAGCGTCCGCATTGCCGCCGAAATCGGCAACGGAGCTCAAGCCTCGGGCAGGGAAGTAGTTCATCCCATGAAACTGCTCTTCGGTCAGAAATCCCAATGCCCTTTGTGCACGTCGGTGCAGTTTG
Above is a genomic segment from Terriglobus tenax containing:
- a CDS encoding AraC family transcriptional regulator, producing MASTHAKINRILERISCGEGIRSTELPGLRTILCHRNVPRSSVLYEPSIVFVTSGSKRGHVGIRSFVYDTENYLVLAAPLPFDCETFCAPEAPMRGISILLDMAVLADLVLKLPSSPPQPVARTVDATPLPAELAEALLRLLEAYENPNDRMILGPQIIREITYRVLTGPRGQVLRDLLAMQGSICQIYRAMHRIQTEFDRQLDIPTLAADAGMSLSAFHQHFRNMTATSPLQYLKVTRLHKARLMMIQEGIGASVAASRVGYESPSQFSREFKRLFGVSPAEESQRLRSHLGAQAQTPLHVAMI
- a CDS encoding acylphosphatase; translation: MVRHYLVSGRVQGVGFRWFVHREAAELGLDGWVRNLQTGEVECVAAGSEAKLEELEAALRKGSRGSRVDRLQIHDLVEAEGEKLGPFQIEGAW
- a CDS encoding adenine phosphoribosyltransferase, with amino-acid sequence MATPINCEPLKSLVRTVPDFPKPGILFYDITTLLKDQAGFAQMIDAFAAYYIGKDVDLVLGIEARGFIFGPALAYRLNAGFVPVRKPRKLPAATAKVTYDLEYGSDSLEIHLDAIQPGQKVVIVDDLLATGGTMEATTQLVRQLGGQIVGLGFAVELDFLKGRAKFPDYDVYSLLHYNE
- a CDS encoding NAD(P)-dependent alcohol dehydrogenase, whose translation is MIATKGYAAHNATTDPSPWNFEHRDPGPNDVLIDIEFCGICHSDIHQARNEWGNAMFPMVPGHEIVGRIAAVGSSVTKFKVGDKAAIGCMVDSCRTCTSCKAGDEQYCDNFATVWTYNGKDKNGNLTFGGYANHIVADEAFVLHVPDNLDLAAAAPLLCAGITTYSPLKHFGAGPGKKVGIIGLGGLGHMGLKFSHAFGAKTVQFTTSPSKIEDAKKLGADEVILTKEAGWDKGHIRTFDFILDCVAAPHDINPYLSLLKRDAVYCTVGIPETPLQVGAFSVAAGRKHVTGSSIGGINETQEMLDFCGKHNIVSDIEMTSFDKLSEAWVRVVKADVKYRFVLDCKSL